A portion of the Candidatus Nitrosotenuis aquarius genome contains these proteins:
- a CDS encoding KamA family radical SAM protein: MSARLQESAWSEYESPRYVPYTLFNFREIPQIHNLPEEKQFEIEVVGNVLPFKTNNYVVDNLIDWNEPLVDPMFILTFPQKGMLKKSHYDEVAAAIKNGSDKKTIQSIANKIRYQLNPHPAGQMEHNIPQLKDGTKLYGTQHKYKETILFFPSQGQTCHAYCTFCFRWPQFVGIEELKFASKEIDLLVSYLREHQEVSDVLFTGGDPLIMKSQILSKYIDSLLEADLPNLKTIRIGTKSLSYWPYRFLTDDDAGQVLALFERVVKKGIHLAFMAHFNHPVELSTKAAKNAIYRVRKTGAQIRTQSPVLAHINDDPQVWADMWQRQVNLGCVPYYMFVPRDTGAQEYFGVPLVRAQEIFRDAYQNVSGLARTVRGPSMSANPGKIQVLGTVEIGKKKAMVMRFLQGRNPKWVQSPFLAKYDESAIWIDELEPFSGKKFFFEDELHQTLGINGKSSKKRRKSHIITSINNVKSSFEDRIGPRHWNFKGKFP, translated from the coding sequence ATGTCCGCAAGGTTGCAGGAATCAGCATGGTCGGAGTACGAATCCCCACGATACGTACCATATACCCTGTTCAATTTCAGAGAGATACCCCAGATTCACAATCTCCCTGAAGAAAAGCAGTTTGAAATTGAGGTGGTGGGAAATGTCCTACCTTTTAAGACCAACAATTATGTGGTGGACAATCTCATAGACTGGAATGAACCGCTCGTCGATCCGATGTTCATCCTTACCTTTCCCCAAAAAGGCATGCTCAAAAAGAGCCATTATGATGAGGTTGCGGCCGCAATAAAGAATGGGAGCGACAAAAAGACCATACAGTCAATTGCAAACAAAATTCGTTACCAGCTGAATCCGCACCCTGCAGGACAAATGGAACACAACATTCCGCAGCTAAAGGACGGCACAAAACTTTACGGAACGCAACACAAGTACAAAGAGACAATCCTGTTTTTCCCAAGCCAGGGCCAAACATGCCACGCATACTGCACATTCTGCTTTAGGTGGCCGCAGTTCGTAGGAATCGAGGAGCTAAAATTTGCAAGCAAGGAAATAGACCTGCTTGTGTCATACCTAAGAGAGCACCAAGAGGTCTCAGACGTGTTATTTACAGGGGGCGACCCGCTCATCATGAAGTCGCAGATACTCTCCAAGTATATTGACTCATTACTTGAAGCTGACCTGCCAAACCTCAAGACAATACGAATAGGCACAAAGTCACTGTCGTATTGGCCGTACCGATTCCTAACGGACGATGATGCAGGCCAGGTCTTGGCTCTATTTGAGAGGGTGGTCAAAAAGGGAATACACCTTGCATTTATGGCCCACTTTAACCACCCAGTGGAGCTTTCAACTAAGGCAGCAAAAAACGCCATTTACAGAGTACGAAAAACCGGAGCACAAATACGAACACAGTCGCCTGTCCTTGCCCACATAAATGACGACCCACAGGTCTGGGCCGATATGTGGCAAAGGCAGGTGAACCTAGGTTGCGTTCCATACTATATGTTCGTGCCAAGGGACACGGGTGCGCAGGAATACTTTGGCGTGCCGCTGGTAAGGGCGCAAGAGATTTTCAGGGATGCATACCAAAATGTGAGCGGACTTGCAAGGACGGTTCGCGGACCAAGCATGTCTGCAAACCCAGGCAAGATCCAGGTGCTAGGTACGGTAGAGATTGGAAAGAAAAAGGCAATGGTGATGAGGTTTTTGCAGGGAAGAAACCCAAAATGGGTTCAAAGTCCGTTCTTGGCAAAATATGACGAAAGTGCAATTTGGATTGACGAGCTTGAGCCGTTTTCTGGAAAAAAATTCTTTTTTGAGGACGAGCTGCATCAAACCCTTGGGATAAATGGTAAGAGCTCAAAGAAACGAAGAAAATCCCACATCATTACTTCGATAAACAACGTAAAGAGCAGCTTCGAGGACAGAATAGGTCCACGCCACTGGAATTTCAAGGGCAAGTTCCCATAG